In Oncorhynchus masou masou isolate Uvic2021 chromosome 28, UVic_Omas_1.1, whole genome shotgun sequence, the DNA window TGCGAGAGAGGCAgtttgaggtttccagggttagagtagggCAGAAGTTgtcatgctgaggcagtgaaggaGAAGAAGACTGGTTAAGGggagagtagtagagatatacgAGTACATGGGGATAGGCCAAAAAGTTAACTATGTTTCATTAAGATTGGATTTTTAGTTTTTATAGCAGTGGTTATTAATTATACTGCAGGGATGGATCGGAAGTCTCAGAAAATGTAGGTTGTGGTTGCAGCTGCTgagaggtatttgggtgtgtAAGAGTTACATGATGTGTTAAGTAGtgatgtcccatcctttcagggtgATGGCAAGAGGTAGGAGTAAATATATAAACATTTTGGAGTAGGGGGGTgttaattttattttatataatttTGAAATTAGTGAGTATAATGTTAGATGGTAAGGCATTTATTCAGTACATAATTTTCCAAGTAAAGTATAAgggagttgtactccagtctagaagatggcggtaatgcaacaaatTGGATGTCAACCGCGGGTAAATCTCACAGAAGAAGATTACGTCAAATAACATCCGGATCTTTCCTTCGCAGGTCAAAAATGTTTGCTGTCCGAAGCTTTCGATCTTTACAATTCACATTTGCACAGCTTGGAGGCACACGTAAGAATGATGTTCAATGTTTTGAATTAATTGCATTGCTAGTGATACAAGCATGATTATACTTACGTTTATAATCACTAAGATAACCTATTAGCTAAATggatagctaatgttagctagcgttAGTTAACCTCTAGCTATGCCTTCCATCATTAACTAGCCAACCACATGTGTCGTTTATCTATCTAGCTGGCCAGAGCAACCTCTATATTTTTTGCGAGTTAATGTCCGCTTTACTTTTTTATCACAGAACAATGTCTCAGAAGTCTGTCAGGCTCGTCTAATGTAGTCCAGAAGAACGATGACATGGTAAGCCATTTTAAAGCCACCTATTAACGTTAGCGAGCTACCTTTCGACGAGTGCACTAGTAAAACGTTATCAATAGACTAAATGGATCCAGGATTACGTTTTTAAATGCAAATATAAGTTGATTCATATTTACCCTTTAGTGCTCAGGGATAGCTCTCGAGAACGGTATACCCAGGTTTAGAGGCTCACTCCACCCCGCATAGAAAACAACTGGATCAATGAACTGCAAATACCGACATTCTGTTGTAACGTTTACGAACGTTAGCAATCCTTGCGATGTGTTTTTGGAAACGATTAGAAGTGTGCTATCACATCAGCGAGAAATCATCTTTCAATTAcaaaatatacacttactgtaGGCAGTTTAGCCAAGTTGCATCCTTCAGAATTTTAAATAACACTGGGCAAACCGAGGTATGAAACTTCACTCCCCAGCCATGACTgtatagtcgtggccaaaagttgtgAATGACACCAATATTAATttccaaagtttgctgcttcagtgtctttaaatATTTATGTCAGGTGTTACTATGGGATACTTAAGTATaaatacaagcatttcataagtgtcaaaggcttttgacAACTACATGAtgttgatgcagagtcaatatttgcagtgttgacccttctttttcaagacctctgcaatctgccctggcatgctgtcaattaactttgggccacatcctgactgatggcagcccattcttgcataatcaatgcttgaagtttgtcaggatttgtggggttttgtttgtccacccgcctcttgaggattgaccacaagttctcaatgggattaaggtctggggagtttcctggccatggacccaaactatcgatgttttgttcccagagccacttagttatcactttcgCCTTATGGCACGGTGCtcccatcatgctggaaaaggcattgttcatcaccaaactgttcctggattgttgggagaagttgctctctgagggtgtgttggtaccattctttattcatggctgtgttcttaagcaaaattgtgagtgagcccactcccttagcTGAGAAGAAACCCAAACATGAATGGTCTCAGTATGCATTACTGTtgacatgacacaggactgatggtagcgctcaccttgtcttctccagacaagcttttttccggatgccccaaacaatcggatatgggattcatcagagaaaatgactttaccccagtcctcagcagtccaatccctgtaccttttgcagaatatcagtcggtccctgatgtttttcctgtcTTTGTTGCCCTTGACACCagaccatcctccaaaagtcttcgcctcactgtgcgtgcagatgcactcacacctgcctgctgcaattcctgagcaagctctgtactggtggtgccccgatcccgcagctgaatcaacttagGAGACGGGCCtggagcttgctggactttcttgggcgccctgaaaccttcacaacaattgaacagctctccttgaagttcttgatgatctgataaatggttgatttaggtgcaatcttactggcagcaatatcttttcctgtgaagccctttttgcgcGAAGCAATGATGACTGCAcctgtttccttgcaggtaaccatggttgacagaggaagaacaatgatcccaagcaccaccctcctttgagcttgaataacagactggaagcttcaaatcagcatgacagagtgatctccagccttgtcctcgtcaacactcacacctgtgttaacgagagaatcactgccatgatgtcagctggtccttttgtggcaggcctgaaatgcagtggaaatgtttttggggtttcagttcatttgcatggcaatgAGGGAccttgcaattaattgcaattcatctgatcactcttcataacattctggagtacatgcaaattgccatcatacaaactgaggcggcagactttgtgaaaattaatatttgtctttctcaacttttggccacgactttATGGAAGCAACTTTGCTAAACTGCGATCAGCAAGTGTATCTTTTGTATTTGAGCAATTATTTATCGCTTCTATGTAAGTTATAAATGTTTCCAAAACTATCGTGTGAGACGTATTTGCATTTAGAGCGCCAAAGCTCTGTCTACACATTATGCCTGAGCTAATCATAATGGACATTGAATGACCCACTGCATCCATGCATTGGAGTCATGAGAAGGGCTAGCTCAAGGAGTAACAGTCCTCCACATGTCAAGAGAATTATTACTTTTTTTTCAACTTGATTTGAAGCTATATGTCATTTGACTACAAGGTCTATGACAACTACATTTGTTGTATGGATTTACGTGAATGTTTATCTCCCCAGCCTTTACAGATGGAGAATCCATACAAACAACCACAGAAGGGCTGCATTCTCTGTAACATCACAGTGGACTTCAAGAATGTTCAGGTCTGTCATTAGACTACTGTATTAAGTGCTGTGATGCGCAAATATCCCATGTTTATTTATAATTTGCCTAATTTTTCTCCAAACTTCTTTCCAATAGCTGCTGTCCCAGTTTATATCCCCACACACAGGAAGAGTTTACGGCAGGCACATAACAGGTGGGAACTTGGTCAGGAAAAGTGCTGAAAATGTATACATCAGAGCAGAGGCTGTCGTATCAAGGTGTTTATTATTTTCTAGGTCTATGTGGTAAGAAACAGCGGGAGATCGCCAAAGCCATAAAGAAAGCTCATTCGATGGGTATGCCCTCAAATCACACACTtttattattgactgtacactCCAAACCAACTCATTCACTCAGAATCCCATTCTGAATGATGTCTTCACACTAAATTTGAAAACAATGTCCACAATAAAAAGACGCAGATATGGATTTATGGGACAGTAAAATTATTTCTACAAAATAGAGTGCAGGGACATGGGTTTCTGATGTAATATGAGTTGGTTTGGAGTGTTTTCTTAAAATACTTTAGACACATTTTCATAATGCATTGTAGTCAATGGCAAGTGATGGCAATTTTCTCTGTAATGAAATAAAGTTGTGGGATCATCTACAAGCACAGAAAGAGTGAACAACGCTACATGAGAAAATGTGTGAACAATATGATCAAATCGAGGTTGCTCTGTAATAGTTTCTCTTTGGAAACTTCAATGCGCCATCTATCACTACTGAACAGAGGATTTGTAATACTTTGTGTGCTACAGACTGGTCTGGCTCAAAATGACCATGTTTTGATCATCCAGTCCTTCCTATAATAAATACTGTTAATATTTTCCTCCACAGGATTCATGTCTGTAACCCACAAGAACCCACATTTTATGAAAGATCCAAACATCTGTGACATCCGGCACTTGGAGTAACTGTGTCCGCCTATATTGTGGAGCTAGTCTAGCATAGATACTGTAATTGTGTATTAAAACATTTTTCAATGTGGAAGATTGCTTGTTAGTTTCGTCTTTGAGCCGTCATGCTTGGGTTGAGTTATGAGACCAATAATCGTAACTCACTACACATGTGAAAATAATTTAATGCAATTCTGTACAAGTTCAATTACAGCTTTAActattttatatacagtaccagtcaagtttggacacctactcattcaagggtttttcttaatttgcacttttctacattgtagaataatagtgaagacatcaactagaAATAGCTCATGGAATCATGTgttaacaaaaaagtgttaaatcaaactattttagattcttcaaagtagccaccctttgccttgacagctttgcgcacacttggcgttctctcaacctccttcacgaggaatgcttttccaacagtcttgaaggagttcccacatatgctgagcacttgttggctgcttttccttcactctggtccaaaccatctcaattgggttgaggccagATTATCTGATGTTGCACTCCATTGCTctctttggtcaaatagcccttacccagcctggaggtgtgttttgcgttattgtcctgttgtaaaacaatgattgtcccactaagcacaaaccggctgggatggtgtatcgctgcggtagccatgctggttaactgtgccttgaattctaaataaatcgccagcaaagcaccatcaccgCCATGCTTCACGTGGGAtccacatgcagagatcatccgttcacctactttgtCTCACAACgtcacggcggttggaaccaacaaTCTCAAGTTTGGActcttcagaccaaaggacagatttccactggtctaatgtccattgcttgtgtttcttggcctaagcaagtctccttattggtgtccttttagtgttttctttgcagcaatcaaccatgaaggcctgattcatgcagtctcctctgaacagttgctgttggtgtgtcttgaactctgaagcatttatttgggctgcaatcagcagtgcagttaactctaatgaacttattctctgcagcagaggtaactctgggtcttcctttcctgtggcagtcctcgagagccagtttcatcatagcgcttgatttttatgactgcacttgaagaaacattcaaagttcttaattttctgcattgactgaccttcatgtcaagGTAATGaactgtttctctttgcttatttgagctgttctatttggtaaaagaccaagtccatattatggctcTTTTGTATACCATctcaacaactgattggctcaaaggcattaaggaaagaaattccacaaattaacttaaaggcacacctgttaatttaaacgcattccaggtgactacatcatgcagctggttgagagaatgccaagagtgtgcatagctcaaggcaaagggtggctactttgaataatctcaaaatatattttgatttaacactggttacatgattccatgtgtgttatttcatagttttgatggcttcactattctacaatgtagaaaatcttACAaataaaaccctggaatgaggtgtcaacttttgactgaaATAATATCACTTTATTTCAAGGACAGTTCTTACATTTAAAATGTTGAAGCAAATTGAAGGCATCCCTAAATATATGTTTTCAGTAATTGAGGGGAATGTCACAGATTTTCCTATACTCCATACACTTTTATGCAAAGTAATAATTTGAGTGGTACATTTTTGTCCTGTTAGACATGTCTAAATTATTTCTGTTTTGATTGGCTGGTATCAAATCGTCCTCAGTCTCTGACCCACTGACTGACAATGAAGACCCCTCAGTCTCCTCCAGCATGTTTTTCCTCCTCTTGGGCGTGTCAGATGATTCCCAAAGGGGACATTTTCTCCAGGACGTCCCTCCACCTCTACCAAGCCTCCCCTTCCTGGCTTTGGGGACTGTATGAGTCAGGATCAAAGGCAGTGTTGTGGTGATGTCTATGCCATGGTCGGTGTTGCAGCAGAACTCAGGCACGTGGAACCCCTGGAAGGTTAGAGCCTGTATTTTGGAGTAGAGCTGCCCCAGGGAACAGTGTCTTAATGGCCTCACAGAGCAGTACATTCTCCTGAGACTGGGCTGGAGTGGAGTCCATCTGCTGAGTTGGGGAACACAAAGTAAGTAAAACATGCTTAACACACACAAGATAAAATAACAAATCAAGAATTGATAAATAGAACAGCAGAAGTTGGTCATA includes these proteins:
- the mrps18c gene encoding 28S ribosomal protein S18c, mitochondrial isoform X1 translates to MGSKMFAVRSFRSLQFTFAQLGGTQQCLRSLSGSSNVVQKNDDMPLQMENPYKQPQKGCILCNITVDFKNVQLLSQFISPHTGRVYGRHITGLCGKKQREIAKAIKKAHSMGFMSVTHKNPHFMKDPNICDIRHLE
- the mrps18c gene encoding 28S ribosomal protein S18c, mitochondrial isoform X2, encoding MFAVRSFRSLQFTFAQLGGTQQCLRSLSGSSNVVQKNDDMPLQMENPYKQPQKGCILCNITVDFKNVQLLSQFISPHTGRVYGRHITGLCGKKQREIAKAIKKAHSMGFMSVTHKNPHFMKDPNICDIRHLE